The following proteins are encoded in a genomic region of Cryptomeria japonica chromosome 11, Sugi_1.0, whole genome shotgun sequence:
- the LOC131058599 gene encoding organic cation/carnitine transporter 1-like: MESSILKEQREQKWREKQGKKFSLDEIIESCIGGFGGAQLFQVVVVSLGWVFDVQHTFLTIFTDAQPTWRCTETSSLQIWEITGMGKCTEESSVCKMDTSQWEWERGKAASIISEWDLMCGNSFKAAIPGLLFFVGALAGYIILGPLADTWLGRKRMLILSSFMLSVSGILTAMSPNIWIYSLLRAITGFVKAPIATCCLVLSTELVGRKWRGLIGFLLFLSGTIGFLSIPALAYLTRLQFSWRMTYIYLSLIPLLYSLFLLPCVWESPRWLLLQGRSEEALQNLKRLAELNGGSLPENVRIEDRRAETQSDSALSRLWGTQWARKRLILVMAVGAGIGLIYFGLPLGVGNLGFNLYISVTLNALSELPAGIISTLLVARARRRRAILLLTLTSASFCFVCVFLSGDRTNPADPSSNQTKSTAGKYPRLVGELGAFVSAVTAFNVMLIFCLELFPTTVRNSAMSMFRQASGVGAIASPVIVFIGRNSPALSFALSGIAIILSGFFVLGLPETKDQPLYDTLEGQEWEEKDLINRSNKPLLS; this comes from the exons ATGGAATCCTCGATTTTAAAAGAGCAGAGAGAGCAGAAATGGAGAGAAAAACAAGGGAAGAAGTTTTCATTGGACGAAATCATTGAGTCTTGCATTGGTGGTTTTGGAGGAGCTCAGTTGTTTCAAGTGGTAGTTGTTTCTCTGGGCTGGGTCTTCGATGTTCAGCATACCTTCCTCACCATTTTCACCGATGCCCAACCTACATGGCGCTGCACAGAGACTTCATCCCTACAAATCTGGGAAATAACAGGAATGGGCAAATGCACAGAAGAGTCATCGGTATGTAAGATGGATACATCACAGTGGGAGTGGGAGAGAGGGAAGGCAGCATCCATTATTTCAGAATGGGACCTTATGTGTGGTAACAGCTTCAAAGCAGCAATTCCTGGATTGCTTTTCTTTGTTGGAGCATTAGCAG GCTACATAATATTGGGGCCACTGGCAGATACATGGCTAGGTCGCAAAAGAATGCTAATCCTTTCCTCCTTCATGCTCTCTGTCTCCGGCATTTTAACAGCCATGTCTCCTAACATATGGATCTACTCTCTTCTCCGAGCAATCACAGGCTTCGTCAAAGCCCCAATTGCAACTTGCTGTCTTGTACTCTCTACAGAGCTCGTAGGGCGCAAATGGAGAGGCCTCATTGGTTTTCTCTTATTCTTATCCGGCACAATCGGATTCCTTTCAATTCCAGCCCTCGCCTACCTCACGAGACTCCAATTTTCATGGCGAATGACGTACATTTATCTATCCCTAATTCCCCTGCTCTATTCGCTATTTCTTCTGCCCTGTGTCTGGGAGTCACCCAGATGGCTATTACTGCAGGGGAGATCTGAAGAAGCTCTGCAGAATTTGAAAAGACTGGCGGAATTAAACGGGGGATCATTACCAGAAAATGTAAGAATCGAAGACCGCCGTGCAGAAACCCAATCAGATTCGGCACTTTCGCGTTTGTGGGGAACACAGTGGGCCCGAAAAAGGTTAATTTTAGTAATGGCAGTAGGCGCCGGAATCGGGTTAATTTATTTCGGACTGCCCCTCGGAGTCGGAAATCTGGGCTTCAATTTGTATATCAGTGTCACACTTAATGCTCTCTCTGAGCTTCCAGCTGGGATCATCTCGACTCTCCTGGTCGCCCGAGCCCGACGGCGAAGAGCGATTTTGCTGTTAACCCTAACCAGCGCCAGCTTTTGTTTTGTGTGTGTATTTCTATCTGGCGACAGAACAAATCCTGCCGATCCAAGCTCAAATCAAACGAAATCCACAGCTGGGAAATATCCACGGCTTGTAGGGGAGTTGGGCGCATTTGTGAGCGCTGTTACGGCTTTCAATGTGATGCTGATTTTCTGTCTGGAATTGTTCCCAACCACGGTTCGAAACTCCGCAATGTCGATGTTCAGACAGGCATCTGGAGTTGGGGCAATTGCCAGTCCGGTGATTGTTTTCATCGGACGCAACTCCCCTGCTCTTTCCTTCGCCTTATCTGGGATTGCTATAATTTTAAGCGGATTCTTCGTTTTAGGGCTTCCAGAAACAAAAGATCAGCCCCTGTATGACACATTGGAAGGCCAAGAATGGGAGGAGAAGGATTTAATTAACAGGTCCAATAAACCATTGCTTTCTTAA